The segment GAAAGGGCAGGCGGAGGGGACCATCCCTCCGCTTGCTTTTTTTAGGGTTCGGAACTGCCCAGTATCCGGCGCAAACACTGGCCGGCACATGAGCACCTGTGAACCGGGGGTAGATCGTAACGTGCTACTTATCCTGAAAAATGAGCGAGGGTTTACATTGATCGAACTGGTGATCGTCATCATTCTGATCGGAGTTCTCGCTGCCGTCGCGGTCCCGCGATACGTGGACCTGCGGGACAATGCCGTCATGGCCAGTGCCCAGGCCACCCTGGATGCGGGTAGGGCCGCGATCATCCTGGACTTCAGCGACAAGATCCTGAACACTGGAAGCTACGCCTTTGAACCCACGGACGCGAGCACCACGGGGAGCGTATTTGACCCGTCCGATGTGACCGACCTCGAAAATGAAATGCAATCGACTCCCAGTTATCCGCCGAATGGCGGGTACAACATCCCGGCAGGTCAGGGCTTCCGCTGGTGGCTGGTGACCCAGGGAAGCAGCTCGCCTGCCCGGCCGCCAGTGATCGAGGGCATCATCGACGTCACGTGCGACGCAGCCGATGCCGCCAGTGGGGCCAATAATGATTGCTTTGTGAGCCAGTTGTAGCGTCGCGATAAGCTATAAGAGAAAGGGAAGCGGAGGGAGGAATCCCTCCGCTTCTTTCTTTTCGGGAGGTTACCGTTTCGAGCGGCGGGAACTGCCCAATATCCGGCGGAGGTACTGGCCGGTAAACGACCCCTCGACCTGTGCCACCTCTTCGGGGGTGCCACCGGCGACAACATAGCCCCCCTCATCCCCCCCCTCCGGGCCCAGGTCGATGATCCAGTCGGCCGTCTTGATCACCTCGAGGTTGTGTTCGATGACGACCACGGTGTTGCCGGCATCGGCCAGGCGATGGAGGACCTCGAGAAGCAGCCGGATGTCGTGGAAGTGCAGCCCCGTCGTCGGCTCGTCCAGCATGTACAGGGTCCGGCCGGTCCCCCGCCGGGACAGCTCTTTTGAAAGCTTGACCCGCTGTGCCTCGCCGCCGGAGAGGGTCGTGGCCGACTGGCCCAACTTGATGTAGCCCAGCCCCACGTCATGGATGGTCTGGAGCTTGTCCTTGATCCGGGGGAGATGCCGGAAGAATTC is part of the Candidatus Methylomirabilota bacterium genome and harbors:
- a CDS encoding prepilin-type N-terminal cleavage/methylation domain-containing protein, with the protein product MSTCEPGVDRNVLLILKNERGFTLIELVIVIILIGVLAAVAVPRYVDLRDNAVMASAQATLDAGRAAIILDFSDKILNTGSYAFEPTDASTTGSVFDPSDVTDLENEMQSTPSYPPNGGYNIPAGQGFRWWLVTQGSSSPARPPVIEGIIDVTCDAADAASGANNDCFVSQL